A genome region from Brassica oleracea var. oleracea cultivar TO1000 chromosome C2, BOL, whole genome shotgun sequence includes the following:
- the LOC106323189 gene encoding F-box protein At1g47810-like, which yields MERPMVDKIMTSQGSKDGVIKGGCSHPIPLELLFIIFLRLPAKTLARCVCVSKLWASIIPSQDFITSFQSQSRILFFIRDYYQTRFENRFFLSNQQEGTSSFLSRTTCHVSDSRSRCRQPQEVNGLICCGYGTSPVIYNPTSGKSLTLPRIYLGQNVGPYVENNLGYDPINEEYKVLSMTPLPVYGERSSVTRIHCPGTISVCINGVVYYGAYVGESMKRLSLVRFDVRTEMFGFTKMPESVQTLSYYSSTLMNYNGKIALAYSKGYDTYELWVLEDAWSKMCFSTRSWTQPCFKFNVEGINY from the exons ATGGAAAGACCAATGGTTGATAAGATCATGACCTCACAAGGAAGCAAGGATGGAGTTATCAAAGGAGGATGCTCACACCCTATTCCTCTAGAGCTTCTGTTCATTATTTTCTTAAGATTACCTGCCAAAACCTTAGCGAGATGTGTCTGTGTATCAAAGCTTTGGGCCTCCATAATCCCCAGTCAAGATTTCATCACATCTTTCCAATCTCAGTCACGCATCCTCTTCTTTATAAGGGATTATTACCAAACAAGATTCGAGAACCGGTTCTTCTTGTCAAACCAACAAGAAGGAACATCATCTTTTCTTTCACGCACCACATGTCACGTCTCTGATTCAAGATCCAGATGTCGCCAGCCTCAAGAAGTCAACGGCTTGATATGTTGTGGATACGGTACGAGTCCAGTGATTTATAACCCCACCTCAGGAAAATCACTAACCTTACCAAGAATCTACCTCGGCCAAAACGTTGGACCGTACGTTGAAAACAATCTTGGATACGATCCAATCAACGAGGAGTATAAGGTATTGTCCATGACTCCGTTACCTG TTTATGGAGAACGGTCGAGTGTAACACGAATTCATTGTCCTGGAACTATAAGCGTATGTATCAACGGTGTTGTGTATTACGGTGCTTACGTAGGGGAGAGTATGAAGCGACTTAGCTTAGTGAGATTTGACGTGAGGACTGAAATGTTCGGTTTTACGAAAATGCCAGAGTCTGTCCAAACTCTAAGTTATTATTCATCAACTCTAATGAACTACAATGGAAAAATAGCGTTAGCGTATTCAAAAGGTTACGATACATATGAGTTGTGGGTTTTGGAAGATGCATGGTCTAAGATGTGTTTTTCGACGAGGTCATGGACACAACCTTGTTTTAAATTTAACGTTGAGGGCATTAATTACTAG
- the LOC106325186 gene encoding uncharacterized protein LOC106325186, whose protein sequence is MASITASSTFRSLSTTKSPNLSSTHLLPLSKNHIRVCIFTKQNRLGLRKLSSLGQGGEAVAVAVADEEQQQQQEAVSVPVSPSDMLTMFFQADGTLNDAAIPNVTKALQDIDGVSNLKVQVAEGVAVVELSKQTTVQATGVASSLVETIQGAGFKLQTLNLSFEDEDEVLV, encoded by the exons ATGGCGTCGATTACAGCTTCTTCTACTTTCCGCTCCTTGTCAACAACCAAAAGCCCTAACCTTTCTTCGACCCATCTCCTTCCTCTTTCCAAAAACCACATCAGAGTTTGCATCTTTACGAAACAGAACCGCCTTGGGCTGAGGAAGCTTTCGTCCCTTGGCCAAGGAGGAGAAGCTGTCGCAGTCGCAGTCGCAGATGAAGAGCAACAACAGCAGCAAGAGGCTGTCTCTGTCCCTGTCTCTCCTTCAGACATGCTCACCATGTTTTTTCAG GCTGATGGAACTTTGAATGACGCAGCTATTCCTAATGTCACAAAGGCCTTACAG GACATCGACGGAGTTTCCAATTTAAAGGTTCAAGTTGCTGAAGGTGTTGCCGTTGTTGAG CTTTCAAAGCAAACAACGGTTCAAGCAACAGGAGTGGCGTCAAGCTTGGTGGAGACTATACAAGGAGCTGGCTTTAAGTTACAAACCTTGAATCTGAGCTTTGAAGACGAAGATGAAGTTCTTGTCTAA
- the LOC106325340 gene encoding protein NRT1/ PTR FAMILY 5.8 isoform X1 produces MMAEGEKRRGLSKSCALLIVIAGIERYAFKGVASNLVTYLTDVVKMSNSRAATTVNTWSGFTFMLPLFSAPFADSYWDRFFTILASSSLYFVGLVGLTYTAFDGSRSTTKTISLYFLYTSLSLIALGLGVLNPSLQAFGADQLDHDLDHYHDHDTSLEVKSNRKSQFFQCWYFGVCAGSLLGVTVMAYIQDTFGWVLGFAIPTASMLLLILLFLCGSGVYVYADPGLDLKAKPFQRILEYIKGAVSRRSKITLVNVHDLNAMELELQEKPLCNCSNTASTTTSKTLANEKSCKNSFSGLETVKLLLRLLPIWTMLLTFAVIFQQPATFFTKQGMAMKRNIGPNFKIPPATLQSTITLSIILLMPLYDKILIPIAKKITKNEKGIPVMERMGIGMFLSIIAIIIAALVERKRLMISKKMKTSPNSSDPLSIFWLLPQYILLGVSDIFTVVGMQEFFYSEVPVRMRTMGFALYTSVFGVGSFVSAALISVIESYTKSRGEKHNWFADDMSEARLDNYYWLLAFTSGISFLMYIVICKHFKSSTSGDDQ; encoded by the exons ATGATGGCTGAAGGAGAGAAAAGAAGAGGACTTAGCAAATCTTGTGCCCTTCTCATAGTGATTGCTGGGATAGAGAGATATGCATTCAAAGGAGTTGCATCAAACTTAGTGACATATTTAACTGATGTGGTAAAGATGAGCAATTCAAGAGCAGCCACGACTGTTAACACCTGGAGTGGCTTCACTTTCATGTTGCCTCTTTTCTCTGCTCCTTTCGCTGATTCTTATTGGGACAGATTCTTCACCATCCTTGCTTCTTCTTCTCTCTACTTTGTG GGACTAGTGGGATTGACATATACGGCATTTGATGGGTCACGTTCCACTACTAAAACCATTTCTCTTTACTTCCTCTACACTTCACTAAGCCTCATCGCTCTCGGCTTAGGCGTCTTAAACCCATCTCTCCAAGCATTTGGTGCTGACCAGCTTGACCACGACCTAGACCACTACCACGACCACGACACATCCTTAGAAGTCAAATCGAACCGTAAGTCTCAGTTTTTCCAATGTTGGTACTTTGGTGTCTGCGCCGGTAGTCTTTTAGGAGTCACCGTCATGGCTTATATACAAGATACATTTGGTTGGGTTCTCGGTTTTGCAATCCCAACCGCTTCCATGTTATTGTTGATCCTCTTGTTCCTGTGTGGCTCTGGGGTTTATGTGTATGCTGATCCGGGTCTAGACCTAAAAGCTAAACCATTTCAACGGATATTAGAGTATATCAAAGGAGCAGTCTCGAGAAGAAGTAAGATCACTCTTGTGAACGTCCATGACTTGAATGCCATGGAGCTAGA GCTGCAAGAGAAGCCTCTATGTAACTGTAGCAACACTGCATCCACTACTACAAGCAAGACCTTAGCTAATGAAAAAAGCTGCAAGAACAGTTTCTCAGGCCTCGAAACCGTGAAGCTTTTGCTTCGTCTCTTACCAATATGGACCATGCTTCTAACCTTTGCAGTCATATTCCAACAACCAGCAACATTTTTCACAAAGCAAGGTATGGCTATGAAGAGAAACATCGGACCAAACTTCAAAATCCCACCCGCAACACTACAAAGCACAATTACTCTCTCTATAATCCTTCTCATGCCGCTATACGATAAGATCTTGATCCCAATAGCCAAGAAAATAACGAAAAACGAAAAGGGTATTCCTGTGATGGAGAGAATGGGAATAGGGATGTTCTTGTCCATCATTGCTATCATTATCGCCGCATTAGTCGAAAGGAAAAGACTAATGATAAGCAAGAAGATGAAGACTTCACCAAACTCTTCAGACCCGTTGAGCATATTCTGGCTCTTGCCTCAGTACATTCTACTAGGAGTCTCGGACATTTTCACGGTCGTTGGCATGCAAGAGTTTTTTTACAGCGAGGTTCCTGTTAGGATGAGAACGATGGGGTTTGCTTTGTACACGAGCGTGTTCGGTGTGGGGAGTTTTGTGAGCGCTGCGTTGATCTCGGTCATCGAGAGTTATACAAAGTCAAGAGGTGAGAAACATAACTGGTTTGCTGATGATATGTCGGAAGCTAGACTTGATAATTATTATTGGCTTTTGGCTTTTACAAGTGGTATTAGCTTTTTGATGTATATTGTTATTTGTAAGCATTTTAAGAGTAGTACAAGTGGTGATGATCAATGA
- the LOC106327163 gene encoding uncharacterized protein LOC106327163 isoform X1, with the protein MGKHGNWVVLSLIFLFFFCGLSSVSAKPPPVKIVSGLVTNVASMLWKLLWSLQTSTTTTTTTKSGISSRSMVKYESGYNMETVFDGSKLGIEPYAIEVSPNGEELIVLDSENSNIHKISMPLSRYSKAKLVSGSQEGYTGHVDGKLKEAKMNRPRGLAIDHSGNIYVADTNNMAIRKISDDGVSTIAVGGRRSGGSKEDMMRLSNDFDLIYVSSTCSLLVVDRGNQMIREIHLHDHDCSHHEPETNLHLGTALLVAAAFFGYMFALLVRRVRSLFSSFRHDNKRHVAKPNMTMAPYQRYPRPVRQQLIPPQYEPEKEEGFLGSLGKLVVKTGSSVSEMISGSRNVTPQDFQYHHQQQPNQWPPVQETFAIPEEDGPPGLEPRSGTNQDKAYLRAQGTKQNRSYYQDCDQYQNQQKRNVSDTGKFEDNREKNEFVFGAVQEQDGRREAMVIKAVDFKEAMNDQRNLRPRINYMGYSSHVY; encoded by the exons ATGGGGAAACATGGAAACTGGGTGGTTCTGTCTCTAATTTTCTTGTTTTTCTTCTGTGGGTTGTCTTCAGTTTCAGCTAAGCCGCCTCCTGTTA AGATTGTAAGTGGACTTGTGACAAATGTAGCATCAATGCTGTGGAAATTATTGTGGTCTCTTCAGACATCTACAACCACAACAACCACCACAAAATCTG GTATTTCTAGCCGTTCAATGGTGAAATATGAAAGTGGATATAACATGGAAACAGTGTTTGATGGAAGTAAGCTTGGGATTGAGCCTTATGCGATTGAAGTTTCCCCTAATGGAGAAGAGCTTATTGTCTTGGATTCTGAGAATAGTAACATCCACAAAATATCAATGCCTCTTTCTAGAT ATAGTAAAGCAAAACTCGTCTCTGGTTCACAAGAAGGCTACACAGGACACGTGGACGGAAAGCTCAAAGAAGCTAAAATGAATCGTCCTAGAGGGTTAGCTATCGACCACAGTGGAAACATCTACGTCGCTGATACTAACAATATGGCCATCCGCAAGATCAGCGACGACG GAGTCTCAACCATCGCCGTTGGTGGAAGACGTAGCGGCGGATCTAAAGAGGACATGATGAGACTCTCCAATGACTTTGATCTTATCTATGTCTCTTCAACCTGCTCTCTCCTAGTCGTTGATCGAGGAAACCAAATGATTAGAGAGATTCATCTCCACGATCACGACTGTTCTCATCACGAGCCCGAAACAAATCTTCATCTTG GAACCGCTTTGCTCGTTGCTGCTGCGTTTTTTGGATATATGTTTGCGTTATTAGTACGTAGAGTACGTTCATTGTTCTCTTCGTTTCGTCAT GATAATAAGAGACATGTAGCTAAACCGAACATGACAATGGCTCCATATCAACGTTATCCAAGACCGGTTCGACAGCAATTAATCCCGCCTCAATATGAACCGGAAAAAGAAGAAGGATTTCTCGGTTCGCTTGGAAAGCTTGTGGTTAAAACCGGTTCTTCGGTTTCTGAGATGATATCCGGTTCAAGGAATGTCACTCCCCAAGACTTCCAGTACCACCATCAGCAACAACCGAACCAGTGGCCTCCGGTACAAGAGACCTTTGCTATACCGGAAGAAGATGGACCGCCGGGTTTAGAACCGAGATCAGGTACAAATCAGGATAAAGCCTACCTTAGAGCACAAGGAACAAAGCAAAACCGGTCTTATTACCAAGATTGTGACCAATACCAAAACCAGCAGAAACGAAATGTAAGCGACACAGGGAAGTTCGAAGATAACAGAGAGAAGAACGAGTTTGTGTTTGGGGCGGTTCAGGAGCAGGACGGTCGAAGAGAAGCCATGGTGATCAAGGCTGTTGATTTCAAGGAAGCCATGAATGATCAGCGAAATCTACGGCCTAGAATCAATTACATGGGATACTCTTCTCATGTTTACTGA
- the LOC106325340 gene encoding protein NRT1/ PTR FAMILY 5.8 isoform X2: protein MMAEGEKRRGLSKSCALLIVIAGIERYAFKGVASNLVTYLTDVVKMSNSRAATTVNTWSGFTFMLPLFSAPFADSYWDRFFTILASSSLYFVGLVGLTYTAFDGSRSTTKTISLYFLYTSLSLIALGLGVLNPSLQAFGADQLDHDLDHYHDHDTSLEVKSNHLKAKPFQRILEYIKGAVSRRSKITLVNVHDLNAMELELQEKPLCNCSNTASTTTSKTLANEKSCKNSFSGLETVKLLLRLLPIWTMLLTFAVIFQQPATFFTKQGMAMKRNIGPNFKIPPATLQSTITLSIILLMPLYDKILIPIAKKITKNEKGIPVMERMGIGMFLSIIAIIIAALVERKRLMISKKMKTSPNSSDPLSIFWLLPQYILLGVSDIFTVVGMQEFFYSEVPVRMRTMGFALYTSVFGVGSFVSAALISVIESYTKSRGEKHNWFADDMSEARLDNYYWLLAFTSGISFLMYIVICKHFKSSTSGDDQ, encoded by the exons ATGATGGCTGAAGGAGAGAAAAGAAGAGGACTTAGCAAATCTTGTGCCCTTCTCATAGTGATTGCTGGGATAGAGAGATATGCATTCAAAGGAGTTGCATCAAACTTAGTGACATATTTAACTGATGTGGTAAAGATGAGCAATTCAAGAGCAGCCACGACTGTTAACACCTGGAGTGGCTTCACTTTCATGTTGCCTCTTTTCTCTGCTCCTTTCGCTGATTCTTATTGGGACAGATTCTTCACCATCCTTGCTTCTTCTTCTCTCTACTTTGTG GGACTAGTGGGATTGACATATACGGCATTTGATGGGTCACGTTCCACTACTAAAACCATTTCTCTTTACTTCCTCTACACTTCACTAAGCCTCATCGCTCTCGGCTTAGGCGTCTTAAACCCATCTCTCCAAGCATTTGGTGCTGACCAGCTTGACCACGACCTAGACCACTACCACGACCACGACACATCCTTAGAAGTCAAATCGAACC ACCTAAAAGCTAAACCATTTCAACGGATATTAGAGTATATCAAAGGAGCAGTCTCGAGAAGAAGTAAGATCACTCTTGTGAACGTCCATGACTTGAATGCCATGGAGCTAGA GCTGCAAGAGAAGCCTCTATGTAACTGTAGCAACACTGCATCCACTACTACAAGCAAGACCTTAGCTAATGAAAAAAGCTGCAAGAACAGTTTCTCAGGCCTCGAAACCGTGAAGCTTTTGCTTCGTCTCTTACCAATATGGACCATGCTTCTAACCTTTGCAGTCATATTCCAACAACCAGCAACATTTTTCACAAAGCAAGGTATGGCTATGAAGAGAAACATCGGACCAAACTTCAAAATCCCACCCGCAACACTACAAAGCACAATTACTCTCTCTATAATCCTTCTCATGCCGCTATACGATAAGATCTTGATCCCAATAGCCAAGAAAATAACGAAAAACGAAAAGGGTATTCCTGTGATGGAGAGAATGGGAATAGGGATGTTCTTGTCCATCATTGCTATCATTATCGCCGCATTAGTCGAAAGGAAAAGACTAATGATAAGCAAGAAGATGAAGACTTCACCAAACTCTTCAGACCCGTTGAGCATATTCTGGCTCTTGCCTCAGTACATTCTACTAGGAGTCTCGGACATTTTCACGGTCGTTGGCATGCAAGAGTTTTTTTACAGCGAGGTTCCTGTTAGGATGAGAACGATGGGGTTTGCTTTGTACACGAGCGTGTTCGGTGTGGGGAGTTTTGTGAGCGCTGCGTTGATCTCGGTCATCGAGAGTTATACAAAGTCAAGAGGTGAGAAACATAACTGGTTTGCTGATGATATGTCGGAAGCTAGACTTGATAATTATTATTGGCTTTTGGCTTTTACAAGTGGTATTAGCTTTTTGATGTATATTGTTATTTGTAAGCATTTTAAGAGTAGTACAAGTGGTGATGATCAATGA
- the LOC106327163 gene encoding uncharacterized protein LOC106327163 isoform X2, with product MLWKLLWSLQTSTTTTTTTKSGISSRSMVKYESGYNMETVFDGSKLGIEPYAIEVSPNGEELIVLDSENSNIHKISMPLSRYSKAKLVSGSQEGYTGHVDGKLKEAKMNRPRGLAIDHSGNIYVADTNNMAIRKISDDGVSTIAVGGRRSGGSKEDMMRLSNDFDLIYVSSTCSLLVVDRGNQMIREIHLHDHDCSHHEPETNLHLGTALLVAAAFFGYMFALLVRRVRSLFSSFRHDNKRHVAKPNMTMAPYQRYPRPVRQQLIPPQYEPEKEEGFLGSLGKLVVKTGSSVSEMISGSRNVTPQDFQYHHQQQPNQWPPVQETFAIPEEDGPPGLEPRSGTNQDKAYLRAQGTKQNRSYYQDCDQYQNQQKRNVSDTGKFEDNREKNEFVFGAVQEQDGRREAMVIKAVDFKEAMNDQRNLRPRINYMGYSSHVY from the exons ATGCTGTGGAAATTATTGTGGTCTCTTCAGACATCTACAACCACAACAACCACCACAAAATCTG GTATTTCTAGCCGTTCAATGGTGAAATATGAAAGTGGATATAACATGGAAACAGTGTTTGATGGAAGTAAGCTTGGGATTGAGCCTTATGCGATTGAAGTTTCCCCTAATGGAGAAGAGCTTATTGTCTTGGATTCTGAGAATAGTAACATCCACAAAATATCAATGCCTCTTTCTAGAT ATAGTAAAGCAAAACTCGTCTCTGGTTCACAAGAAGGCTACACAGGACACGTGGACGGAAAGCTCAAAGAAGCTAAAATGAATCGTCCTAGAGGGTTAGCTATCGACCACAGTGGAAACATCTACGTCGCTGATACTAACAATATGGCCATCCGCAAGATCAGCGACGACG GAGTCTCAACCATCGCCGTTGGTGGAAGACGTAGCGGCGGATCTAAAGAGGACATGATGAGACTCTCCAATGACTTTGATCTTATCTATGTCTCTTCAACCTGCTCTCTCCTAGTCGTTGATCGAGGAAACCAAATGATTAGAGAGATTCATCTCCACGATCACGACTGTTCTCATCACGAGCCCGAAACAAATCTTCATCTTG GAACCGCTTTGCTCGTTGCTGCTGCGTTTTTTGGATATATGTTTGCGTTATTAGTACGTAGAGTACGTTCATTGTTCTCTTCGTTTCGTCAT GATAATAAGAGACATGTAGCTAAACCGAACATGACAATGGCTCCATATCAACGTTATCCAAGACCGGTTCGACAGCAATTAATCCCGCCTCAATATGAACCGGAAAAAGAAGAAGGATTTCTCGGTTCGCTTGGAAAGCTTGTGGTTAAAACCGGTTCTTCGGTTTCTGAGATGATATCCGGTTCAAGGAATGTCACTCCCCAAGACTTCCAGTACCACCATCAGCAACAACCGAACCAGTGGCCTCCGGTACAAGAGACCTTTGCTATACCGGAAGAAGATGGACCGCCGGGTTTAGAACCGAGATCAGGTACAAATCAGGATAAAGCCTACCTTAGAGCACAAGGAACAAAGCAAAACCGGTCTTATTACCAAGATTGTGACCAATACCAAAACCAGCAGAAACGAAATGTAAGCGACACAGGGAAGTTCGAAGATAACAGAGAGAAGAACGAGTTTGTGTTTGGGGCGGTTCAGGAGCAGGACGGTCGAAGAGAAGCCATGGTGATCAAGGCTGTTGATTTCAAGGAAGCCATGAATGATCAGCGAAATCTACGGCCTAGAATCAATTACATGGGATACTCTTCTCATGTTTACTGA
- the LOC106327164 gene encoding uncharacterized protein LOC106327164: MGLQSFPISEMDTTDDMHEAMFAKRGCCLFLPCLGSSQPSSHGGSVWWQRIRTVDKLEPDERWWMSGWSKMREWSEILAGPKWKTFIRRVGRSHCCGGVGDGGGGGNRTDQVDFRYDSWSYSLNFDDGKQTGHFEDEFPYRDYSMRFTSPSLPVSTKCSVDFDNDNYAPPPPLVK, from the coding sequence ATGGGGCTTCAATCTTTTCCCATCTCTGAAATGGACACAACCGACGATATGCACGAGGCAATGTTCGCGAAGCGAGGCTGCTGTTTATTCCTCCCGTGTCTCGGATCATCTCAGCCGTCTAGTCACGGAGGATCCGTATGGTGGCAACGAATCAGAACCGTGGATAAACTCGAGCCTGACGAGCGTTGGTGGATGTCCGGGTGGAGCAAGATGAGGGAGTGGTCCGAGATCTTGGCTGGTCCCAAGTGGAAAACGTTCATCCGCCGCGTCGGCCGGAGTCACTGCTGCGGCGGGGTCGGAGACGGCGGTGGTGGTGGTAATAGGACGGATCAGGTTGATTTCCGGTACGATTCTTGGAGTTACTCGTTGAATTTTGATGATGGTAAACAGACGGGTCATTTCGAGGACGAGTTTCCTTACCGTGATTACTCGATGAGGTTCACCTCGCCGTCTCTGCCGGTCTCCACCAAATGCTCTGTTGATTTTGACAATGATAACTACGCGCCACCACCGCCGCTGGTTAAGTGA